GGAGGGCCTGGTGGAGACCCTGTCGGACAACCTGGCCCTGATCCGCCGCTGGATCCGCGACCCCTCCCTGCGGGTGCGGAAGCTCAAGCTGGGCCGCCGGACCCGCACACCGGTGGCCATGGTCTACATCGAGGACGTGGCGCCCCAGGCCCTGGTGGACGAGGTGTGGGAGCGCCTGCAGAGCATCGACGCCGACGCCGTCATCGAGAGCGGCACCATCGAGGAGTACCTCACGGGGCGGAAAGGGTCGATCTTCCCGTTGGTACAGGCCACCGAGCGCACCGACAAGGTGGCCGCGGCGCTGCTGGAGGGCCGCGTCGTGGTCCTGGTCGATCGCAGCCCCTTCGGCCTGTTCCTCCCCACCTCTCTGAACGAGCTGTATCAAAGCCCAGACGAATATTACGTCAACTTCTGGCAGGGCTCCGCCGTCCGCTTGCTACGGGTGGTGGGCCTATTCATCTCGCTGGCCTTCCCGGGGCTTTACATCGCATTGGTGGGGTTCCACCCCGAACTCGTCCCCACGAAGCTGGCCCTGGCCACCGCCGGGATCCGCCAAGGGGCACCGATGCCCGCCGCGGTCGAGCTGGTGGTGATGGAGCTGCTCTTCGAGCTGTTCCGCGAGGGCGGCCTCCGCCTGCCCGCGGCGGTCGGGCAGACGGTGGGCATCGCAGGCGGCGTCGTGCTGGGCACCGCCGCCGCCCAGGCCGGGTTCGTCTCCGGGATCGTCATCGTGGTGACGGCAGGCACGGGGATCGCGTCCTTTGCCATCCCCAACTACTTCCTGGGGTTGACGTGGCGCATCCTGAAGTTCGTCTTGATCGGCCTCAGCTCCACCTTTGGCCTGACGGGGCTGATGGCCGGTCTCCTGCTGATCGCGGCACACCTGGCCGCCGCCGAATCGGCTGGCGCACCGTACACCACGCCCTTCGGTCCCTTACGGCCACGTCGGCTCCTCAGTGCGGCCCTGCGCCCGCCGCACTGGGAGAAGGACGCCTCCCAGCGTCCCTGACCCCATGCGGGGGCGCGGCCTCGCGGCAGGCAGGGCAGGCGGCTGACGGTGCTCCCGTAGGTCCCGTACCGCAAGACCCGTTTGACACCCTTTCCTGGTCCCAGGGGTGGAGGATCGCAGAGGAGGTGTGCTCGACTGGTGCCGCGCAGGCAACGCGAGCGGGATGGGCAGCCCATCCGGCCGCCGGTCCGAGCCGGCGCCCCGCGCCGTGCCCGGCCG
The sequence above is drawn from the Thermaerobacter sp. FW80 genome and encodes:
- a CDS encoding spore germination protein, giving the protein MGLWSALRTRLGRRDPGEGSSSAARARRGGTGEGSGRRRPFPATAGEIRFDGPAGWWAVANMTRPPDPAAAPRRDAPPTRSDPASPRALKLLRRHTRRTLAAIDALLDHARGAPGATRHPRAATRDDLRHARRQLAYYIGPSDDIIYRPFRFGPLAGLVVYADGVVDPKFVSEAVLEPLQRLAAVRGAAARPPAGAADPAAAEPSASRAPGWRPPARRPGRPRGGAAGAARGPAGPPTPAARLARELRQSITIATEVRRTRSYRRAAQAVVEGKAALVVAGVPDILTFGAEGWPKRQPDEPESERTIRGPREGLVETLSDNLALIRRWIRDPSLRVRKLKLGRRTRTPVAMVYIEDVAPQALVDEVWERLQSIDADAVIESGTIEEYLTGRKGSIFPLVQATERTDKVAAALLEGRVVVLVDRSPFGLFLPTSLNELYQSPDEYYVNFWQGSAVRLLRVVGLFISLAFPGLYIALVGFHPELVPTKLALATAGIRQGAPMPAAVELVVMELLFELFREGGLRLPAAVGQTVGIAGGVVLGTAAAQAGFVSGIVIVVTAGTGIASFAIPNYFLGLTWRILKFVLIGLSSTFGLTGLMAGLLLIAAHLAAAESAGAPYTTPFGPLRPRRLLSAALRPPHWEKDASQRP